A stretch of Mustela nigripes isolate SB6536 chromosome 6, MUSNIG.SB6536, whole genome shotgun sequence DNA encodes these proteins:
- the RABL2B gene encoding rab-like protein 2B isoform X2, translating into MERFLMDGFQPQQLSTYALTLYKHTATVDGKTVLVDFWDTAGQERFQSMHASYYHKAHACIMVFDVQRKVTYKNLSTWYTELREFRPEIPCIVVANKIDDVKMTQKSFNFARKFSLPLYFVSAADGTNVVKLFNDAIRLAVSYKHNSQDFMDEVLQELENFDLEQKEEDVPDQAQRGNTESPSPS; encoded by the exons ATGGAGAGGTTTCTCATGGATGGATT TCAGCCACAGCAGCTGTCCACGTACGCCCTGACCCTGTACAAGCACACAGCCACAGTGGATGGCAAGACAGTCCTTGTGG ACTTTTGGGACACGGCAGGCCAGGAGCGGTTCCAGAGTATGCACGCCTCCTACTACCACAAGGCCCACGCCTGCATCATG GTGTTCGACGTGCAGAGGAAAGTAACCTACAAGAACCTGAGCACTTGGTACACAGAGCTTCGGGAGTTCAGGCCAGAGATCCCATGCATCGTGGTGGCCAATAAAATTGATG ACGTAAAGATGACCCAAAAGAGCTTCAATTTTGCCAGGAAGTTCTCTCTTCCCCTGTACTTTGTCTCCGCTGCTGATGGTACCAATGTCGTGAAG CTCTTCAATGACGCGATTCGATTAGCTGTGTCTTACAAACACAACTCCCAGGACTTCATGGACGAGGTTTTGCAGGAGCTTGAG AACTTTGATTtggagcagaaggaggaggacgTGCCAGACCAAGCGCAGCGTGGCAACACTGAGagcccctccccttcctga
- the RABL2B gene encoding rab-like protein 2B isoform X1, translating into MERFLMDGFQPQQLSTYALTLYKHTATVDGKTVLVDFWDTAGQERFQSMHASYYHKAHACIMVFDVQRKVTYKNLSTWYTELREFRPEIPCIVVANKIDADVKMTQKSFNFARKFSLPLYFVSAADGTNVVKLFNDAIRLAVSYKHNSQDFMDEVLQELENFDLEQKEEDVPDQAQRGNTESPSPS; encoded by the exons ATGGAGAGGTTTCTCATGGATGGATT TCAGCCACAGCAGCTGTCCACGTACGCCCTGACCCTGTACAAGCACACAGCCACAGTGGATGGCAAGACAGTCCTTGTGG ACTTTTGGGACACGGCAGGCCAGGAGCGGTTCCAGAGTATGCACGCCTCCTACTACCACAAGGCCCACGCCTGCATCATG GTGTTCGACGTGCAGAGGAAAGTAACCTACAAGAACCTGAGCACTTGGTACACAGAGCTTCGGGAGTTCAGGCCAGAGATCCCATGCATCGTGGTGGCCAATAAAATTGATG CAGACGTAAAGATGACCCAAAAGAGCTTCAATTTTGCCAGGAAGTTCTCTCTTCCCCTGTACTTTGTCTCCGCTGCTGATGGTACCAATGTCGTGAAG CTCTTCAATGACGCGATTCGATTAGCTGTGTCTTACAAACACAACTCCCAGGACTTCATGGACGAGGTTTTGCAGGAGCTTGAG AACTTTGATTtggagcagaaggaggaggacgTGCCAGACCAAGCGCAGCGTGGCAACACTGAGagcccctccccttcctga
- the RABL2B gene encoding rab-like protein 2B isoform X4 gives MARQSLWVFDVQRKVTYKNLSTWYTELREFRPEIPCIVVANKIDDVKMTQKSFNFARKFSLPLYFVSAADGTNVVKLFNDAIRLAVSYKHNSQDFMDEVLQELENFDLEQKEEDVPDQAQRGNTESPSPS, from the exons ATGGCAAGACAGTCCTTGTGG GTGTTCGACGTGCAGAGGAAAGTAACCTACAAGAACCTGAGCACTTGGTACACAGAGCTTCGGGAGTTCAGGCCAGAGATCCCATGCATCGTGGTGGCCAATAAAATTGATG ACGTAAAGATGACCCAAAAGAGCTTCAATTTTGCCAGGAAGTTCTCTCTTCCCCTGTACTTTGTCTCCGCTGCTGATGGTACCAATGTCGTGAAG CTCTTCAATGACGCGATTCGATTAGCTGTGTCTTACAAACACAACTCCCAGGACTTCATGGACGAGGTTTTGCAGGAGCTTGAG AACTTTGATTtggagcagaaggaggaggacgTGCCAGACCAAGCGCAGCGTGGCAACACTGAGagcccctccccttcctga
- the RABL2B gene encoding rab-like protein 2B isoform X3, which yields MARQSLWVFDVQRKVTYKNLSTWYTELREFRPEIPCIVVANKIDADVKMTQKSFNFARKFSLPLYFVSAADGTNVVKLFNDAIRLAVSYKHNSQDFMDEVLQELENFDLEQKEEDVPDQAQRGNTESPSPS from the exons ATGGCAAGACAGTCCTTGTGG GTGTTCGACGTGCAGAGGAAAGTAACCTACAAGAACCTGAGCACTTGGTACACAGAGCTTCGGGAGTTCAGGCCAGAGATCCCATGCATCGTGGTGGCCAATAAAATTGATG CAGACGTAAAGATGACCCAAAAGAGCTTCAATTTTGCCAGGAAGTTCTCTCTTCCCCTGTACTTTGTCTCCGCTGCTGATGGTACCAATGTCGTGAAG CTCTTCAATGACGCGATTCGATTAGCTGTGTCTTACAAACACAACTCCCAGGACTTCATGGACGAGGTTTTGCAGGAGCTTGAG AACTTTGATTtggagcagaaggaggaggacgTGCCAGACCAAGCGCAGCGTGGCAACACTGAGagcccctccccttcctga